Part of the Brevibacillus brevis genome is shown below.
GAGATACAAGCTCCGGTATGGAAAACACTTCACCGTCAAAAAGTTCACTTCTACAGCGAAGATTGGGATAGGGAAAGTAACAATTAATAGAATTTTTGCATAACCAGTCGACATGCTGCAACCTCCGATTGCAATGGATATAATTACCGGAAGGGCTATGAAGATTCTAAACCAGAAGAAGTGATTATTAAATTGAACAAGTAATACAATGCTCAATAAGGGAATGGAGTTACTTCAAAACAAAGTTCAAAACCAGCGCTAGAGATCGTATGACGAGCATTTTCTAAAAACTGCTTTGCTATTTCAGGGATGTCATGAAGAAAGTAGATCATGAAACAAATGTTTCGACCTGTAGCCTCTGGATATGACTCAAGAATTTCTTCACTTTCCACAAAAGCCAGATAGGAATTCAGTTTTTCTTGCAATAAATACAGGTGAGACAACTCATCTTCCCAATCCAGATGGTCTGAGATCGTTAATGTACAAGTACCTGTTTGGTTATCTATGCCAATCATATCTATAACTCTGGTTTGCTCAATTGTCATTGTTAACCACACCCTTGATAAAAATATGAAGATTTTAATCCAATTCAGCGTAACATACCAATCCAAAAATAACATACCGCACTGTTGTAATTTAACACATTGTTAAGGAAGAAAAGTCGATGGACAATCGAGTAGAGGAATCGCTCTATGGCATGGTAGGAACGACAGATAGCCACAAAGTTG
Proteins encoded:
- a CDS encoding DUF6572 domain-containing protein, whose amino-acid sequence is MTIEQTRVIDMIGIDNQTGTCTLTISDHLDWEDELSHLYLLQEKLNSYLAFVESEEILESYPEATGRNICFMIYFLHDIPEIAKQFLENARHTISSAGFELCFEVTPFPY